The proteins below come from a single Tachysurus fulvidraco isolate hzauxx_2018 chromosome 26, HZAU_PFXX_2.0, whole genome shotgun sequence genomic window:
- the gpsm1b gene encoding G-protein-signaling modulator 1b isoform X1, with protein MSAGACPLSGAQIALCRLVHRGPRPQVTLKPLQTELELYVEKTRAKQKQRMEASCLELALEGERLCKAGDFKGGTAFFEAAVQVGTDDLKTLSAIYSQLGNAYFYLKEYGKALEYHGHDLTLARTIGDRIGEAKASGNLGNTLKVLGRYDEAVVCCQRHLDISQEQGDKVGEARALYNIGNVFHAKGKQQLWGCSQDPGDLPSDVRDTLQRATAFYEMNLSLVKELGDRAAQGRAFGNLGNTHYLLGNFIEAIKFHRERLSIAKEFGDKAAERRAYSNLGNALIFLGQFNSATEYYRKTLQLSRQLKDQVMEAQACYSLGNTYTLLQQYERAIDYHLKHLLIAQELNDRVGEGRACWSLGNAYVSLGNHRQALHYAHKHLDISREIGDRNGELTARLNVEQLMELLDVKEGDLSPCGSEFEMQGARPKFKKRNSMDSVDLWKYSSEKNGDGHDVDAVSRKSKHQLSQSSRRKKYTESQTTEDSQWLDSPVDTDDITVQVTPQKLGRDPSDEDCFFDLLSKFQSSRMDDQRCHLSDDANGQDTHSDDAADSAISDMIDASLLASPQTEELFDLIASSQSRRLDDQRVSAGNLPGLRITHNNLGHLRAEAEPQEPSDDFFNMLIKCQSSRIDDQRCSPPEGGPRAPTVPDEDFFSLIQRVQAKRMDEQRVQLPSENHSDNENDDGDSS; from the exons ATGTCTGCTGGAGCTTGTCCCCTGAGTGGGGCTCAGATCGCTTTGTGTAGACTCGTCCATCGTGGACCGAGACCTCAGGTCACGCTGAAACCTCTACAAACCGAGTTGGAGCTGTATGTGGAAAAGACTCGGGCTAAACAGAAACAAAG gaTGGAGGCGTCTTGTTTGGAGCTGGCTTTAGAAGGCGAGCGTCTGTGCAAAGCCGGAGATTTCAAAGGTGGCACGGCGTTCTTCGAGGCCGCGGTTCAGGTCGGAACGGACGACCTGAAGACCCTCAGTGCCATTTACAGCCAGCTGGGAAACGCTTACTTTTACCTCAAGGAGTACGGCAAAGCTCTGGAGTATCACGGACACGATCTTACGCTCGCCAG gacaaTCGGGGACAGGATCGGGGAAGCCAAGGCGAGCGGGAACCTGGGGAACACGCTGAAGGTCCTCGGACGCTACGACGAGGCGGTGGTGTGCTGCCAGAGACATCTGGACATCTCGCAAGAGCAAGGAGATAAG gttggTGAGGCCCGGGCTCTGTACAACATTGGGAATGTTTTTCATGCTAAAGGGAAGCAGCAGTTATGGGGATGTTCTCAGGACCCAGGAGACCTGCCGAGTGACGTGAGGGACACGTTACAGAGAGCCACAGCTTTCTACGA AATGAACCTGTCTCTGGTGAAGGAGTTGGGTGACCGCGCTGCTCAAGGGAGGGCTTTCGGTAACCTTGGCAACACACATTACCTGCTGGGTAACTTCATCGAGGCCATCAAGTTTCATCGTGAg AGACTTTCCATCGCTAAAGAGTTTGGAGACAAAGCAGCCGAGCGGCGAGCGTACAGTAACCTCGGCAACGCTCTCATCTTCCTCGGCCAGTTCAACTCAGCAACAGAGTATTACAG gaaaaCCCTGCAGCTCTCTCGGCAGTTGAAGGACCAGGTGATGGAGGCTCAGGCGTGTTACAGTTTGGGAAACACCTACACACTGTTGCAGCAGTATGAGAGGGCCATCGACTACCACCTCAAACACCTGCTCATCGCTCAGGAGCTCAAtgaccg ggtgggTGAAGGCCGTGCATGCTGGAGTTTGGGAAACGCCTATGTGTCTTTAGGAAACCATCGTCAGGCTCTGCACtatgcacacaaacacctcGACATCTCCAGAGAg attggGGACAGGAATGGGGAACTGACGGCTCGACTGAATGTGGAGCAGCTGATGGAGTTGCTGGATGTGAAAGAGGGAGACCTCTCGCCATGTGGCTCAGAGTTTGAGATGCagg gaGCCCGGCCGAAGTTTAAGAAGAGGAACAGTATGGACAGTGTGGATCTCTGGAAGTACTCATCTGAAAAG AACGGAGACGGACACGATGTGGACGCCGTGTCCCGGAAGTCAAAACATCAGCTGTCTCAATCCAGCAGGAGgaaaaaatacacagagagCCAGACAACTGAGGACAGCCAGTGGCTGGACTCACCTGTGGACACAGATGACATCACAGTACAGGTAACACCACAG AAGCTGGGTCGCGACCCCTCAGATGAGGACTGCTTCTTCGACCTGCTCAGTAAGTTCCAGAGCAGCCGCATGGACGATCAGCGCTGCCACCTCAGCGACGACGCTAACGGTCAGGACACACACAGCGATGATGCCGCAGACTCGGCCATCAGCGACATGATCG ACGCCAGCCTCCTGGCCTCTCCTCAGACGGAGGAGCTCTTTGATCTGATCGCCAGCTCTCAGAGCCGCAGGCTGGACGACCAGCGGGTCAGTGCGGGGAACCTGCCAGGTCTCAGGATTACCCACAATAACCTGGGGCACCTGCGCGCCGAAGCCGAGCCTCAGGAGCCCAGCGACGATTTCTTCAACATGCTCATCAAGTGCCAG
- the gpsm1b gene encoding G-protein-signaling modulator 1b isoform X2 — translation MSAGACPLSGAQIALCRLVHRGPRPQVTLKPLQTELELYVEKTRAKQKQRMEASCLELALEGERLCKAGDFKGGTAFFEAAVQVGTDDLKTLSAIYSQLGNAYFYLKEYGKALEYHGHDLTLARTIGDRIGEAKASGNLGNTLKVLGRYDEAVVCCQRHLDISQEQGDKVGEARALYNIGNVFHAKGKQQLWGCSQDPGDLPSDVRDTLQRATAFYEMNLSLVKELGDRAAQGRAFGNLGNTHYLLGNFIEAIKFHRERLSIAKEFGDKAAERRAYSNLGNALIFLGQFNSATEYYRKTLQLSRQLKDQVMEAQACYSLGNTYTLLQQYERAIDYHLKHLLIAQELNDRVGEGRACWSLGNAYVSLGNHRQALHYAHKHLDISREIGDRNGELTARLNVEQLMELLDVKEGDLSPCGSEFEMQGARPKFKKRNSMDSVDLWKYSSEKNGDGHDVDAVSRKSKHQLSQSSRRKKYTESQTTEDSQWLDSPVDTDDITVQKLGRDPSDEDCFFDLLSKFQSSRMDDQRCHLSDDANGQDTHSDDAADSAISDMIDASLLASPQTEELFDLIASSQSRRLDDQRVSAGNLPGLRITHNNLGHLRAEAEPQEPSDDFFNMLIKCQSSRIDDQRCSPPEGGPRAPTVPDEDFFSLIQRVQAKRMDEQRVQLPSENHSDNENDDGDSS, via the exons ATGTCTGCTGGAGCTTGTCCCCTGAGTGGGGCTCAGATCGCTTTGTGTAGACTCGTCCATCGTGGACCGAGACCTCAGGTCACGCTGAAACCTCTACAAACCGAGTTGGAGCTGTATGTGGAAAAGACTCGGGCTAAACAGAAACAAAG gaTGGAGGCGTCTTGTTTGGAGCTGGCTTTAGAAGGCGAGCGTCTGTGCAAAGCCGGAGATTTCAAAGGTGGCACGGCGTTCTTCGAGGCCGCGGTTCAGGTCGGAACGGACGACCTGAAGACCCTCAGTGCCATTTACAGCCAGCTGGGAAACGCTTACTTTTACCTCAAGGAGTACGGCAAAGCTCTGGAGTATCACGGACACGATCTTACGCTCGCCAG gacaaTCGGGGACAGGATCGGGGAAGCCAAGGCGAGCGGGAACCTGGGGAACACGCTGAAGGTCCTCGGACGCTACGACGAGGCGGTGGTGTGCTGCCAGAGACATCTGGACATCTCGCAAGAGCAAGGAGATAAG gttggTGAGGCCCGGGCTCTGTACAACATTGGGAATGTTTTTCATGCTAAAGGGAAGCAGCAGTTATGGGGATGTTCTCAGGACCCAGGAGACCTGCCGAGTGACGTGAGGGACACGTTACAGAGAGCCACAGCTTTCTACGA AATGAACCTGTCTCTGGTGAAGGAGTTGGGTGACCGCGCTGCTCAAGGGAGGGCTTTCGGTAACCTTGGCAACACACATTACCTGCTGGGTAACTTCATCGAGGCCATCAAGTTTCATCGTGAg AGACTTTCCATCGCTAAAGAGTTTGGAGACAAAGCAGCCGAGCGGCGAGCGTACAGTAACCTCGGCAACGCTCTCATCTTCCTCGGCCAGTTCAACTCAGCAACAGAGTATTACAG gaaaaCCCTGCAGCTCTCTCGGCAGTTGAAGGACCAGGTGATGGAGGCTCAGGCGTGTTACAGTTTGGGAAACACCTACACACTGTTGCAGCAGTATGAGAGGGCCATCGACTACCACCTCAAACACCTGCTCATCGCTCAGGAGCTCAAtgaccg ggtgggTGAAGGCCGTGCATGCTGGAGTTTGGGAAACGCCTATGTGTCTTTAGGAAACCATCGTCAGGCTCTGCACtatgcacacaaacacctcGACATCTCCAGAGAg attggGGACAGGAATGGGGAACTGACGGCTCGACTGAATGTGGAGCAGCTGATGGAGTTGCTGGATGTGAAAGAGGGAGACCTCTCGCCATGTGGCTCAGAGTTTGAGATGCagg gaGCCCGGCCGAAGTTTAAGAAGAGGAACAGTATGGACAGTGTGGATCTCTGGAAGTACTCATCTGAAAAG AACGGAGACGGACACGATGTGGACGCCGTGTCCCGGAAGTCAAAACATCAGCTGTCTCAATCCAGCAGGAGgaaaaaatacacagagagCCAGACAACTGAGGACAGCCAGTGGCTGGACTCACCTGTGGACACAGATGACATCACAGTACAG AAGCTGGGTCGCGACCCCTCAGATGAGGACTGCTTCTTCGACCTGCTCAGTAAGTTCCAGAGCAGCCGCATGGACGATCAGCGCTGCCACCTCAGCGACGACGCTAACGGTCAGGACACACACAGCGATGATGCCGCAGACTCGGCCATCAGCGACATGATCG ACGCCAGCCTCCTGGCCTCTCCTCAGACGGAGGAGCTCTTTGATCTGATCGCCAGCTCTCAGAGCCGCAGGCTGGACGACCAGCGGGTCAGTGCGGGGAACCTGCCAGGTCTCAGGATTACCCACAATAACCTGGGGCACCTGCGCGCCGAAGCCGAGCCTCAGGAGCCCAGCGACGATTTCTTCAACATGCTCATCAAGTGCCAG